A window from Candidatus Eisenbacteria bacterium encodes these proteins:
- a CDS encoding DUF3467 domain-containing protein, whose protein sequence is MGSDGPAAFGPQDKNQPSINIELGEKEAEGIYSNLALIAHSPSEFIVDFARVLPGIPKSRVYARIVMTPHHAKLLSQALEQNLKKFEESFGKINIPGDPGSQARGIGF, encoded by the coding sequence ATGGGCAGTGACGGACCGGCGGCCTTCGGCCCCCAGGACAAAAACCAGCCATCCATTAACATCGAGCTCGGGGAGAAGGAAGCCGAGGGGATCTATTCGAACCTGGCCCTGATTGCGCACTCGCCGTCCGAATTCATCGTGGATTTCGCGCGGGTGCTGCCCGGAATCCCCAAGAGCCGCGTGTACGCGCGCATCGTCATGACCCCGCACCACGCGAAGCTCCTGTCGCAGGCGCTGGAGCAGAATCTGAAGAAGTTCGAAGAGAGCTTCGGCAAGATCAACATCCCCGGCGACCCCGGCTCCCAGGCCCGCGGCATCGGGTTCTAG
- a CDS encoding GAF domain-containing protein, whose amino-acid sequence MERAHDLERELADLELLFRVVNLMHATMEPERIARITLTAVTAGTALAMNRAAMLLVDEETGTLRGHMAVGPPSREAAYEIWSTLEREPMPLEDLVRLAVGSSPGPGDAALTACVAALSYPVASLPEGVLARALAGEAGCFGAHDPLPAGLRDMFDGPTGLVVPLRSVDRVLGVVVADRFAGQPGDAGERLALAAEVAHQAGLALGNAQQLSEVRTRAAQLATLHEIGKHFLGVQDLKKTLELLVRCAAEVTSARGGIAWLSAASGLAVHSRWCAGGTQPGPEVEASLASLATEAARRGEPIAVRDLEGEQVGRAALCAPLVVRGRVIGALAVYDRMARASFELPAFDRHDRQFLGTLADQAAIAVDNLRLLDGTRRQEIRLRETQALLLRNEKLAALGEMSAKVAHEIRNPLAAIGGFARRVTRTLAQTDPNREPMELVVRETERLERILTEQLQFAQLSQPRVRLEDLNKVLGETLQLLGPTLGERKVRLVKRLGPDIPELLLDADKIKQVLLNILQNALQNVSHGGRIKVETRRLPEHVEVDVANDGPKIPGEVMERLFVPFCTSRENGTGLGLAVADQIVREHGGEIRVRSDGDWGCVFSVVLPLKGNEDRREGAADRRRPARSDRKQAA is encoded by the coding sequence ATGGAACGCGCCCACGACCTCGAGCGTGAGCTGGCCGACCTGGAATTGCTGTTCCGGGTGGTCAACCTCATGCACGCCACCATGGAGCCCGAGCGCATCGCCCGGATCACGCTGACCGCGGTCACCGCGGGCACGGCGCTGGCGATGAACCGGGCGGCGATGTTGCTGGTGGACGAGGAGACCGGCACGCTGCGCGGGCACATGGCGGTGGGGCCTCCCTCGCGCGAGGCCGCCTACGAAATCTGGTCCACGCTGGAGCGGGAGCCCATGCCCCTGGAGGACCTGGTGCGCCTCGCGGTGGGCAGCTCGCCGGGGCCCGGCGACGCGGCCCTGACCGCGTGCGTGGCCGCGCTGAGCTATCCCGTCGCCAGCCTGCCCGAGGGCGTGCTGGCCCGGGCGCTGGCCGGTGAAGCGGGTTGCTTCGGCGCGCACGACCCGCTGCCGGCGGGGCTGCGCGACATGTTCGACGGCCCCACCGGGCTGGTGGTGCCGCTGCGCTCGGTGGACCGGGTCCTGGGAGTGGTGGTGGCCGACCGTTTCGCTGGCCAGCCCGGCGACGCGGGCGAGCGCCTGGCGCTGGCCGCCGAGGTGGCCCACCAGGCGGGCCTGGCCCTGGGCAATGCGCAGCAGCTCTCCGAAGTGCGCACGCGTGCCGCCCAGCTGGCCACCCTCCACGAGATCGGCAAGCACTTCCTGGGCGTGCAGGACTTGAAGAAGACCCTCGAGCTGCTGGTGCGCTGCGCGGCGGAGGTCACCTCGGCGCGTGGGGGCATCGCCTGGCTCTCGGCCGCCAGCGGGCTGGCGGTCCACTCGCGCTGGTGCGCGGGGGGCACGCAACCCGGCCCGGAGGTGGAGGCCTCCCTGGCCTCGCTGGCCACCGAGGCGGCCCGCCGCGGGGAACCGATCGCGGTGCGCGACCTCGAGGGTGAGCAGGTCGGGCGCGCCGCGCTGTGCGCGCCGCTGGTGGTTCGCGGCCGCGTGATCGGCGCGCTGGCGGTGTACGACCGCATGGCGCGCGCCAGCTTCGAGCTGCCGGCCTTCGACCGGCACGACCGGCAATTCCTGGGCACCCTGGCCGACCAGGCTGCCATCGCGGTGGACAACCTGCGGCTGCTCGACGGGACGCGCCGCCAGGAGATCCGGCTGCGCGAGACCCAGGCGCTGCTGCTGCGCAACGAGAAGCTCGCCGCGCTGGGGGAGATGAGCGCCAAGGTGGCCCACGAAATCCGCAACCCGCTGGCCGCCATCGGCGGCTTCGCCCGGCGCGTGACCCGCACGCTGGCCCAGACCGACCCCAACCGCGAACCCATGGAACTGGTGGTGCGCGAAACCGAGCGCCTGGAGCGGATCCTGACCGAGCAGCTGCAGTTCGCGCAGCTGTCGCAGCCGCGGGTGCGCCTGGAGGACCTGAACAAGGTGCTGGGGGAGACGCTGCAGTTGCTCGGGCCCACGCTGGGCGAGCGGAAGGTGCGCCTGGTGAAGCGGCTGGGCCCGGACATCCCCGAGCTGCTGCTGGACGCCGACAAGATCAAGCAGGTGCTGCTCAACATCCTGCAGAACGCGCTGCAGAACGTCTCCCACGGCGGCCGGATCAAGGTGGAGACCCGGCGGCTGCCGGAGCACGTGGAAGTGGACGTGGCCAATGACGGCCCCAAGATCCCGGGCGAGGTGATGGAACGCCTGTTCGTGCCGTTCTGCACCTCGCGCGAGAACGGCACCGGGCTGGGACTGGCGGTGGCCGACCAGATCGTGCGCGAGCACGGCGGCGAGATCCGGGTGCGCAGCGACGGCGACTGGGGCTGCGTGTTCTCGGTGGTGCTGCCGCTGAAGGGGAACGAAGACCGCCGGGAGGGCGCCGCGGACCGGCGCCGCCCGGCCCGCTCCGACCGGAAACAGGCGGCCTGA